In Mustela nigripes isolate SB6536 chromosome 2, MUSNIG.SB6536, whole genome shotgun sequence, a single window of DNA contains:
- the LOC132010926 gene encoding putative gustatory receptor clone PTE01: MPIHLIHFSNPLFFFRRCPSYIEPQNLTHVSEFFLTGLSDDPELQPLLFGLFLSMYLVTLFGNLLIILAVCSDPHLHTPMYFFLSNLSLADIGFTSTTIPKMIVDIQTQSTAISYMGCLTQMSFFMLFGCLDSLLLAVMAYDRFVAICHPLRYLVIMNPRLCGLLVLTSFFISLLVSQMHNSVVLQLTYFKDVEISHFFCDPSQLLNLACSDTFTTNIVMYFVGAISGFLPISGILFSYYKIVSSILRIPSTGGQHKAFSTCGSHLSVVCLFYGTGLGVYLSSAVSRSPRKGAVASVVYTVVTPMLNPFIYSLRNRDIKRAMWRLFSKTI; the protein is encoded by the coding sequence ATGCCCATTCACTTGATCCACTTTTCcaaccctcttttctttttcagaagatgTCCAAGCTACATAGAACCACAAAATCTAACACATGTCTCAGAATTCTTCCTCACGGGACTCTCAGATGATCCAGAACTGCAGCCCCTTCTCTTTGGGCTGTTTCTGTCCATGTACCTGGTCACCTTGTTTGGGAACCTGCTCATCATCCTGGCCGTCTGCTCTgacccccacctccacacccccatgtatttcttcctgtcCAACCTGTCCTTGGCTGACATTGGTTTCACTTCTACCACAATCCCCAAGATGATCGTGGACATCCAAACTCAGAGCACAGCCATCTCCTATATGGGTTGCCTGACTCAGATgtctttttttatgctttttggaTGTTTGGATAGTCTCCTCCTGGCTGTGATGGCATATGACCGGTTCGTGGCCATCTGTCACCCCCTGCGCTACTTGGTCATCATGAACCCCCGCCTCTGTGGCCTGCTGGTTTTGACATCTTTTTTCATCAGCCTGTTGGTCTCCCAGATGCACAATTCAGTTGTGTTGCAACTCACCTATTTCAAGGATGTggaaatttctcatttcttctgtgaCCCTTCTCAGCTCCTGAATCTGGCCTGTTCTGACACTTTCACCACCAACATAGTCATGTATTTTGTTGGTGCCATCTCTGGCTTTCTCCCTATCTCAGGCATCCTTTTCTCTTACTATAAAATTGTCTCCTCCATTCTGAGAATCCCATCCACAGGTGGGCAGCACAAAGCCTTCTCTACCTGTGGCTCCCACCTGTcagttgtttgcttgttttatggAACAGGCCTTGGGGTGTACCTCAGTTCAGCTGTCTCACGTTCTCCCAGGAAAGGTGCAGTGGCCTCAGTGGTGTATACTGTGGTCACCCCCATGCTGAACCCTTTCATCTACAGCCTGAGGAACAGGGACATCAAAAGGGCCATGTGGAGGCTCTTCAGCAAAACCATTTGA